Proteins from a single region of Desulfobacter postgatei 2ac9:
- a CDS encoding SurA N-terminal domain-containing protein — translation MSSIATIWYGIKDANGFSRGLLNTLSVGALLLMATGLTIVIGSGCMDQKKVEEKGSIIKAGTVEISRAEFARELEVKQANYPYDIKDSPSEYNAMVLDLVSDLSDQAVLLAAAAAKGIDVSDKALDAAIADFKKDYPEDSFDQMLLERAISYPVWKKRLKKDMVIQELIMQDLVASQEIHPEDMIAFYDRFAGQTETQDSNNSAMMHEKDLALKLRIEKSQEAFGNWFQGLQASYPVYIDERVLSAFLINPEKQ, via the coding sequence ATGAGCAGCATTGCAACTATTTGGTACGGCATAAAAGACGCCAATGGATTTTCAAGGGGATTGTTAAATACCTTATCTGTTGGGGCGTTATTGCTTATGGCCACAGGTCTTACAATTGTAATTGGGTCCGGGTGTATGGATCAAAAAAAAGTTGAAGAAAAAGGCAGTATCATCAAAGCCGGCACCGTGGAAATCAGCCGGGCCGAGTTTGCCCGGGAGCTGGAGGTCAAGCAGGCCAACTACCCTTATGATATTAAAGACAGTCCCAGTGAATACAATGCCATGGTTCTGGATCTTGTTTCTGATCTGTCTGACCAGGCCGTACTGCTGGCTGCAGCTGCGGCCAAGGGTATTGATGTCAGTGACAAAGCGCTTGATGCTGCCATCGCCGACTTTAAGAAAGACTATCCAGAAGACAGTTTTGACCAGATGCTCCTTGAAAGGGCCATATCATATCCTGTCTGGAAAAAGAGGTTAAAAAAGGATATGGTCATCCAGGAATTAATCATGCAGGATCTGGTGGCGTCCCAGGAGATTCATCCCGAGGATATGATTGCTTTTTATGACCGCTTTGCAGGACAGACCGAAACCCAGGACAGTAATAATTCAGCAATGATGCATGAAAAAGATTTGGCGCTCAAGCTGCGGATAGAAAAAAGCCAGGAAGCCTTTGGGAACTGGTTTCAGGGGTTGCAGGCCAGCTATCCTGTGTACATTGACGAGCGGGTGTTAAGCGCCTTTCTAATAAACCCTGAAAAGCAATAA
- a CDS encoding GHMP family kinase ATP-binding protein gives MNLAPILEKKQIHVCVPCRIDFGGTLDISTFYLPLAALKPATLNLALDMRTHVYLSAWEQGRIKISSKGFDTIDRSRGEKGWDGPMGLMFAVFEYFNVHGVHLHIESKSPVRSALGGSSCAAVAIIAAVYTALEKQINPEHIAWLAHYLEGAVAGVLCGVQDQAAAAFGGVNLWEWTFGHKSPEFVRCPVFDSHEKIEKLNRHLLVAYCGIPHESRDVNARWVSDFKSGRAYDAFERITRLTRQFAGALGSFSFKEAARLMNQETAVRCEMTPDVLDHTGIKLWYAAKSEGCGARFTGAGGGGCLWAIGEETDIDKLKTQWEKILDPIDGAMVLNAAIDPKGICVH, from the coding sequence ATGAATCTTGCACCAATACTTGAAAAAAAACAGATACACGTTTGCGTGCCCTGCCGGATTGATTTCGGCGGCACCCTGGATATTTCCACCTTTTATCTGCCCCTGGCAGCCCTTAAACCGGCGACCCTGAATCTGGCCCTTGATATGCGTACCCATGTTTACCTATCTGCCTGGGAGCAAGGGCGGATTAAAATATCTTCCAAGGGATTTGACACCATTGACCGAAGTCGAGGCGAGAAAGGATGGGACGGTCCCATGGGACTGATGTTTGCGGTTTTTGAGTATTTTAATGTCCATGGGGTGCATCTGCACATTGAATCGAAATCTCCTGTACGAAGTGCCCTTGGCGGATCTTCCTGTGCAGCCGTGGCGATTATTGCCGCCGTTTATACTGCCTTGGAAAAACAGATCAATCCCGAACATATTGCCTGGCTCGCCCATTATCTGGAAGGTGCCGTGGCAGGGGTGCTGTGCGGGGTCCAGGACCAGGCGGCTGCAGCGTTTGGCGGGGTGAACCTGTGGGAATGGACCTTTGGCCATAAAAGCCCTGAGTTTGTGCGTTGCCCGGTGTTTGATTCACATGAGAAAATAGAAAAATTGAACCGCCATCTTCTTGTGGCCTATTGCGGCATTCCCCATGAGTCCAGGGATGTCAACGCCCGGTGGGTGAGTGACTTTAAATCAGGCAGGGCCTATGATGCATTTGAGCGTATTACCCGTCTTACACGGCAGTTTGCCGGGGCTTTGGGCTCTTTTTCCTTTAAAGAGGCCGCACGGTTGATGAATCAGGAAACAGCGGTTCGTTGTGAAATGACCCCGGATGTGCTGGACCATACCGGTATAAAACTGTGGTACGCTGCAAAGTCAGAAGGTTGCGGGGCCAGATTCACAGGTGCAGGGGGCGGCGGCTGTCTGTGGGCCATCGGGGAAGAAACAGATATTGACAAGCTCAAAACACAGTGGGAGAAAATTCTTGATCCCATTGACGGGGCAATGGTACTGAATGCCGCCATAGACCCCAAAGGGATTTGTGTTCATTAA
- the recO gene encoding DNA repair protein RecO, with amino-acid sequence MASDNNMDDFSTDAILLRKIEYGDHDLIITFLTRDKGKISVMAKNAKKSVRRFSGAMDLFSVNHIQCAFPKKNREAMINLCQTVLENGFSHIRYDVVNTAYASYWTEIVSQWLEEGKAQPDIFELLYTALEMVDDGFIRTEVISLLFQIRFMRLSGFSPGLDQCDACRTGIEGVDSARLWFDFKAGRVLCPQCRGSESCAQEFPGPSGRSAPGCWVSKGTLKQLSWINAVEMARAGRIKFSSVAIQEGETLLESFIPFHIGRNFNSLKFLHKMRSEI; translated from the coding sequence TTGGCTTCTGACAACAATATGGACGATTTCAGCACGGACGCTATATTGCTTCGTAAAATTGAATATGGAGACCATGACCTGATCATCACCTTTTTGACCCGGGATAAAGGGAAGATCAGTGTGATGGCAAAAAATGCAAAAAAGAGCGTGCGCAGGTTTTCAGGTGCCATGGACCTGTTTTCGGTCAATCATATCCAGTGCGCCTTTCCCAAAAAAAACAGAGAGGCCATGATCAATCTGTGCCAGACAGTTCTTGAAAACGGCTTTTCCCATATCCGGTATGATGTGGTGAACACGGCCTATGCCTCCTACTGGACGGAAATTGTCAGCCAGTGGCTGGAGGAGGGAAAGGCCCAGCCCGATATTTTTGAATTGCTTTACACGGCCCTTGAAATGGTGGATGACGGTTTTATCCGTACCGAAGTGATCAGCCTCCTGTTCCAGATTCGCTTCATGCGGTTGTCCGGATTTTCTCCCGGGCTTGACCAGTGCGATGCCTGCCGTACAGGTATAGAGGGTGTTGATTCGGCCAGGCTCTGGTTTGATTTCAAAGCGGGGCGGGTTCTCTGTCCACAGTGCCGGGGCAGTGAAAGCTGTGCCCAGGAATTTCCCGGACCATCCGGCCGCAGTGCCCCGGGCTGCTGGGTATCCAAGGGCACCTTGAAACAATTGTCCTGGATTAATGCTGTGGAGATGGCACGGGCAGGCCGTATCAAGTTTTCTTCGGTTGCCATCCAGGAGGGCGAAACCCTGCTGGAATCCTTTATTCCGTTTCATATCGGACGCAATTTCAATAGTTTGAAGTTTTTACATAAAATGAGATCTGAAATATGA
- the mgtE gene encoding magnesium transporter: MQKEQIQILETSIIRLLRRGANKQLLNIIKKTHMADLSIVFENLTPPNQEKLFKLLDNPDDIGLLFSHLSEKTFVEFVKIVDFDKLVTVFDHMASDDAAELLGCLDEELSDKILSKMKKEESYNVEQIMSYEEDTAGSLMVKDYVALEEDVKAREVIEALQNKYLDVEMPFYIYVIDNYGKLVGVSSLRQLVLESPDKPLKSFMATDIVSVKPYTDRDVVARLVSRYDFLAIPVVDDDNRIIGIVTVDDVIDILHETATEDMLKMAGVGEDYVETQSLLKGTRIRLPWLFASCLGGIANFFIIGRFESTLAQLTGLAAFIPIIMGMGGNIGTQSATIVVRGIATGRVNIRDFVKIISRELGVGFILGVTYGGLIAAVAKFSFMAEPFSWALSVVVGGSILSSMTVAAFVGTAVPLIFHRLNIDPAVATGPFVTTTMDLISVYCYFTITRLLLGF, from the coding sequence ATGCAAAAAGAGCAAATCCAGATACTTGAGACCAGTATTATAAGATTGTTGCGCCGGGGGGCCAACAAGCAGCTGCTCAATATCATAAAAAAAACCCATATGGCGGACCTGTCCATTGTTTTTGAAAATCTGACGCCCCCTAATCAGGAAAAGCTGTTTAAGCTGCTCGACAATCCAGATGATATCGGTCTGCTGTTTTCGCACCTGTCCGAAAAGACCTTTGTGGAGTTTGTTAAAATCGTAGATTTTGATAAGCTGGTGACTGTTTTTGACCACATGGCCTCGGATGATGCTGCCGAGTTGCTCGGGTGCCTGGACGAGGAATTGTCCGACAAGATTCTGTCCAAAATGAAAAAGGAAGAATCTTACAATGTCGAGCAGATCATGAGCTATGAGGAAGATACTGCCGGCAGCCTCATGGTTAAGGATTACGTGGCCCTGGAAGAAGACGTCAAGGCAAGGGAAGTGATCGAAGCGCTGCAGAACAAGTATCTCGATGTTGAGATGCCTTTCTACATCTATGTGATAGATAACTATGGCAAGCTTGTGGGGGTCAGTTCCCTTCGCCAGCTGGTGCTGGAATCCCCTGATAAGCCGCTTAAATCGTTCATGGCCACGGATATTGTATCGGTCAAGCCTTATACGGACCGAGATGTTGTGGCCCGTCTGGTTTCCCGGTATGATTTTCTGGCCATACCGGTTGTGGATGATGACAACCGGATTATCGGTATTGTTACCGTGGATGACGTCATTGACATCCTGCACGAGACCGCCACCGAAGATATGTTGAAAATGGCTGGTGTGGGTGAGGATTATGTTGAGACCCAGTCCCTTCTTAAAGGTACCCGGATCCGTCTGCCCTGGCTGTTTGCCAGCTGTCTTGGCGGGATCGCCAACTTTTTCATCATCGGACGGTTTGAATCCACCTTGGCACAACTGACCGGTCTTGCCGCGTTTATCCCCATCATCATGGGCATGGGGGGCAACATCGGCACCCAGAGCGCCACCATCGTAGTCCGGGGTATTGCCACGGGCCGGGTCAATATTCGGGATTTTGTCAAGATAATATCAAGGGAACTTGGTGTGGGGTTTATCTTAGGCGTAACCTATGGCGGTTTGATTGCGGCTGTGGCCAAGTTCAGCTTTATGGCCGAGCCCTTTTCCTGGGCTTTGTCTGTGGTCGTTGGCGGCTCAATTTTGTCTTCCATGACTGTGGCTGCTTTTGTGGGAACCGCTGTGCCTTTGATTTTCCACCGGCTCAATATTGACCCGGCCGTGGCCACAGGCCCCTTTGTCACCACCACCATGGACCTTATCAGCGTTTATTGCTATTTCACGATTACAAGGCTGCTGCTTGGCTTCTGA
- a CDS encoding GGDEF domain-containing protein — MAEQRDDKIDQLQAEIIKLRSQKDHLLKELDAVEAQYGNLDSLYRRYFPIILDVLSEEGTALGDACIQLGAAMRKKASPAKIEYIFNQIKTAMIQEDMGPAAPKKKRGFFSTFRKNSSEDQMLNNLRDSYQNVVNHLKSNLDKKYTRKLELITSNLLKIGDIQAFEEVRENIFSLIFNYISETSQDREKVNAFIRDIVARIFEIEKRLASSYEHTSSLLSSNQGFGSILNNEMAGIKKSFDVAESLDDLRAKISTGLASIEKALQKKQKVDQAISRLAEKSKTSFASGFAKLKQELQVATKYSEELEKKLNEDQLTGAKNRRAYDKKIEEEMDRFLRYKNIFSLLIIDVDKFKNINDTYGHAIGDRCLQEIIKRTRPLLRKSDMLARYGGEEFVLIMPETNREGATQVAEKIRQTIEKIEFLYKEETVRVTVSIGVSCIKEGDKSSKDLFERADMAVYKAKENGRNQVMTQ; from the coding sequence ATGGCCGAACAACGTGATGATAAAATAGACCAGTTACAAGCCGAAATCATTAAATTGAGATCCCAGAAGGATCACCTGCTCAAGGAACTGGATGCAGTGGAGGCGCAGTATGGCAATCTTGACAGTCTTTACAGACGGTATTTCCCCATTATTTTAGATGTGCTTTCCGAGGAGGGAACGGCATTGGGTGATGCCTGCATTCAGTTGGGTGCGGCCATGCGGAAAAAGGCCTCCCCGGCCAAGATCGAATACATTTTTAATCAGATCAAAACCGCCATGATCCAGGAAGATATGGGCCCTGCCGCCCCCAAAAAAAAGAGGGGGTTTTTTTCCACTTTTCGAAAAAATTCATCCGAAGATCAGATGCTGAACAATCTCAGGGACAGTTACCAGAATGTGGTGAATCATCTGAAATCCAATCTTGATAAAAAATATACCAGAAAGCTTGAATTAATTACCTCAAACCTGCTTAAGATAGGCGACATACAAGCTTTTGAAGAAGTTCGAGAAAATATTTTTTCCCTTATTTTTAATTATATTTCAGAAACCAGTCAGGATCGGGAAAAGGTTAATGCTTTTATCAGAGATATTGTGGCAAGAATTTTTGAAATTGAAAAGAGGCTGGCCTCTTCCTATGAGCACACAAGCTCTCTGCTTTCTTCAAATCAGGGGTTTGGATCCATCTTAAATAACGAAATGGCCGGGATCAAAAAATCCTTTGATGTGGCTGAAAGTTTAGATGATTTGCGGGCAAAGATTTCCACGGGGCTTGCTTCCATTGAGAAGGCATTGCAGAAAAAGCAGAAAGTGGACCAGGCCATCAGTCGTTTGGCTGAAAAAAGCAAGACCTCCTTTGCCTCCGGATTTGCCAAACTCAAGCAGGAATTGCAGGTTGCCACAAAATATTCCGAAGAGTTGGAGAAAAAACTCAACGAGGACCAACTGACCGGAGCCAAAAACCGCAGGGCCTATGACAAGAAAATTGAAGAGGAGATGGACCGGTTTCTCCGGTATAAAAATATTTTTTCCCTTTTGATTATTGACGTGGATAAGTTTAAAAATATTAATGATACCTATGGACACGCCATTGGTGACAGGTGCCTGCAGGAAATTATAAAACGGACCCGGCCGTTATTAAGAAAAAGTGATATGCTTGCCCGGTATGGCGGTGAAGAGTTTGTCCTCATTATGCCGGAGACGAATAGGGAAGGCGCAACACAGGTTGCGGAGAAAATTCGCCAGACCATAGAAAAAATTGAATTCCTGTACAAAGAGGAGACGGTTCGGGTTACGGTCAGCATTGGTGTTTCCTGCATCAAGGAGGGGGATAAGTCATCAAAGGATTTATTTGAACGGGCGGATATGGCTGTATACAAGGCAAAGGAAAATGGTCGAAATCAGGTTATGACACAGTAG
- a CDS encoding SurA N-terminal domain-containing protein, whose product MRKKRDIILMVFILGFFWAASCLAQEVVDRIVAIVNDDIVTLSQLDMAAAPYRKNIETSQESSARQKELMAQMYTQVLNQLVENSLVVQEAKRMGITVDDTDVDNSVENFKKEHNLNQERLELGLAAQGLTLSQYRERIREQILQSMIVSRAVRAKIVVTDEEINAYYQSHYQEFKDKKKYYLKNIIVRDSTDLSTVLVKLENEVDFSQVAKNYSIGSNASSGGELGEFDISSFSDVIKAALEGVGKGQYTKPIDMGDSFQILYVADIISQSQGPVQKEVEKQIQDILYREHGEIQFNKWMENLKNSAHIKIML is encoded by the coding sequence ATGAGAAAAAAACGAGACATCATTTTAATGGTTTTTATATTGGGGTTTTTCTGGGCCGCAAGTTGTCTGGCCCAAGAGGTGGTTGATCGGATAGTCGCCATAGTAAATGACGATATTGTCACCCTGTCCCAACTTGACATGGCAGCGGCCCCGTATCGAAAAAATATTGAGACATCCCAGGAGTCTTCGGCCCGGCAAAAAGAGCTGATGGCGCAGATGTACACCCAGGTCCTCAATCAACTGGTGGAAAACAGCCTGGTGGTTCAGGAAGCAAAACGAATGGGCATTACCGTGGATGATACGGATGTGGACAATTCCGTGGAAAATTTTAAAAAAGAGCACAATCTTAATCAGGAAAGGCTCGAACTCGGCTTGGCCGCCCAAGGTCTGACCCTTTCGCAATACCGTGAAAGAATCCGGGAGCAGATCCTCCAGAGCATGATCGTTTCAAGGGCTGTCCGTGCCAAGATTGTTGTCACGGATGAGGAGATAAATGCTTATTATCAGAGCCATTATCAGGAATTCAAGGACAAGAAAAAATATTATTTAAAAAATATCATTGTAAGGGATTCAACGGATCTTTCCACAGTCCTGGTGAAATTGGAAAACGAAGTTGATTTTTCACAAGTTGCCAAAAACTATTCAATCGGCTCCAATGCCTCTTCCGGTGGGGAACTCGGTGAGTTTGACATATCAAGCTTCAGCGATGTAATCAAAGCGGCGCTTGAGGGTGTTGGCAAGGGGCAATACACAAAGCCCATTGATATGGGGGATTCATTCCAGATTCTTTATGTGGCCGATATCATTTCACAGAGCCAGGGGCCTGTCCAGAAAGAGGTGGAAAAACAGATTCAGGATATCCTGTACCGGGAACACGGGGAAATTCAGTTCAACAAGTGGATGGAAAATCTTAAAAACAGCGCGCACATTAAAATAATGCTTTAA
- a CDS encoding nucleoside phosphorylase: protein MSYPTWSDLNSESIVPPLGERNARSVGPAALMVSADPDMALIRQGFGKWRSRAFFNSSLLVKEDDPLGMSVAGPYIGAPYGVMLLEALIAKGAKAVVVLGWCGGLSPDFAPGDLVVVETALVDEGTSRHYMDLRGDLPAVNADTRLTAKLADALGAAELKFHADVTIWTTDAIYRETSEKVSWYRDKGACGVEMECSALFAAAAFRKIPIAALLVVSDALAPADAIWHPGFGKKRFKTMRKKACGLAVELTGNLAHGF, encoded by the coding sequence ATGAGCTATCCGACATGGTCGGACCTGAATAGCGAATCCATTGTTCCGCCGTTAGGGGAGAGAAATGCAAGGTCCGTGGGGCCGGCCGCATTGATGGTCAGCGCAGACCCGGACATGGCATTGATTCGTCAGGGATTTGGCAAGTGGCGGTCCCGCGCTTTTTTCAACAGCAGTCTGCTGGTTAAAGAAGATGATCCTTTGGGTATGAGTGTGGCAGGGCCCTATATCGGGGCGCCCTACGGGGTAATGCTGCTGGAAGCGTTGATTGCAAAGGGGGCAAAAGCCGTTGTTGTCCTTGGCTGGTGTGGCGGCCTTTCCCCGGATTTTGCTCCGGGTGATCTGGTGGTGGTGGAAACCGCCCTGGTTGATGAGGGTACATCCCGGCATTATATGGACCTGCGGGGTGATCTGCCTGCGGTCAATGCCGATACCCGTCTTACCGCAAAACTTGCGGATGCCCTTGGGGCGGCTGAGCTCAAATTTCATGCCGACGTCACCATCTGGACCACGGATGCCATTTACAGGGAAACGTCTGAAAAGGTCTCCTGGTACAGGGACAAAGGGGCCTGTGGCGTGGAGATGGAGTGCTCGGCCCTGTTTGCGGCAGCCGCGTTCAGGAAAATTCCCATTGCTGCCTTGCTCGTGGTGTCTGACGCTCTTGCCCCCGCCGACGCTATCTGGCACCCGGGATTTGGCAAAAAACGATTTAAAACCATGCGTAAAAAGGCCTGTGGCCTTGCCGTGGAACTGACAGGAAACCTTGCCCATGGATTTTGA
- the ftsY gene encoding signal recognition particle-docking protein FtsY, which translates to MVFSFFKKKTKTPETEAVSEENRAEQEPLSPEPSLQPEVEPDLPLDESEKVTEFVQEKPAIKEGSGLFSKLKSGLAKTRTVLNTDITELFSSAKAINDDLFDTLEEHLITSDLGIDITMDMMERIKKKSRGLSTGDELRQVLKDELLTLFHEPPPPAPSGPKPYVIMMVGVNGTGKTTTLGKLAMKYNAEGKKVLIAAADTFRAAAIEQVEIWARRAGADIVRHKEGADPAAVAYDAVEAAMARGVDVVLIDTAGRLHTQKNLMEELKKIKRSVDKKYKGAPHDVMMVIDATTGQNALSQAKIFHKAVGLTQMSVTKLDGTAKGGIVAAVSSTMELPIAYIGVGEAIEDLQEFDAKRFVNALFDD; encoded by the coding sequence GTGGTATTCAGCTTTTTTAAGAAGAAAACGAAAACCCCTGAGACTGAAGCCGTTTCAGAAGAAAACAGAGCCGAACAAGAGCCACTTTCACCGGAACCTTCTTTGCAACCGGAAGTCGAACCAGATTTGCCGTTAGATGAATCTGAGAAGGTAACGGAATTTGTCCAGGAAAAACCTGCCATCAAAGAGGGTTCAGGACTGTTCTCAAAACTTAAATCCGGTCTGGCCAAAACCCGGACCGTTTTGAATACGGATATCACAGAACTGTTCTCCTCGGCCAAAGCCATAAATGACGATCTGTTTGATACCCTCGAAGAACATTTGATCACCTCTGATCTCGGTATTGATATCACCATGGACATGATGGAGCGGATCAAGAAAAAAAGCCGCGGTCTGTCCACGGGAGATGAGCTTCGCCAGGTGCTCAAAGACGAGTTGCTCACCCTTTTTCACGAACCGCCCCCCCCTGCCCCATCCGGGCCGAAGCCCTATGTCATCATGATGGTGGGTGTTAACGGAACCGGCAAAACCACCACGCTTGGCAAACTGGCCATGAAATATAACGCCGAAGGAAAAAAAGTATTGATTGCAGCGGCAGATACGTTCCGGGCAGCAGCCATTGAGCAGGTTGAAATATGGGCACGGCGCGCAGGGGCGGACATTGTTCGGCACAAGGAAGGTGCGGACCCTGCCGCTGTTGCCTACGATGCCGTTGAAGCAGCCATGGCAAGGGGCGTTGATGTGGTGCTCATTGACACCGCAGGCAGGCTGCACACCCAGAAAAATCTCATGGAAGAGTTAAAGAAGATCAAGCGATCCGTGGATAAAAAATACAAAGGTGCACCCCACGATGTAATGATGGTCATAGACGCCACCACCGGCCAGAATGCTCTGTCCCAGGCGAAAATTTTCCACAAGGCCGTGGGGCTTACCCAAATGAGTGTCACCAAACTGGACGGCACGGCAAAGGGGGGGATTGTAGCGGCGGTCTCATCCACCATGGAGCTGCCCATTGCCTATATCGGTGTGGGGGAGGCCATAGAAGATCTGCAGGAATTTGATGCAAAACGATTTGTCAATGCGCTGTTCGACGACTAA
- the ligA gene encoding NAD-dependent DNA ligase LigA, whose product MDFDACRMEAQKLRRELTEHSYHYHVLDDPVIDDQTYDMMLRQLIDIETRFPELVTEDSPTRRIGAPPLTAFDTAPHSVPMLSLDNAFNDQEILDFHARCLKTSGANTLTYTAEPKLDGLAVELTYENGVLVLATTRGDGYTGEVITENIRTIKSVPLRLMDSKTTVPDFIEVRGEVIIRHKDFEMLNQRRLDKGEPVFANPRNAAAGSLRQLDSKITAQRPLTIFVYGVGVVRGLVFSTQALMLECLSDLGFPVSPLIKKGISIQQVLENFNFLETLRPELAYDIDGMVIKVDDILIQQLLGEKIKSPRWAIAYKFPAMEKTSKILDITVQVGRTGTLTPVAELAPVNIGGVTVSRATLHNADEIERKDIRINDTALITRAGDVIPKVVKIIPEARTGQERVFTMPDTCPVCGSRVRRLEGEAAVKCINAGCSAQIKERIRHFVSKKAFDMDGLGKKLVEQLVDQKLVNSFADLFHLDRETLAGLERMGLKSADNIIAAIEQSKTISFARFIFALGIDHTGEHAARLLAQKFADLDALMTAEIQTISAIHGMGETTAGAVTGFFSIEENIKTVKKLLDAGVCITNDLYGEGDEKDNPFNGKSIVLTGSFEAMTRDQAKAKLLALGAKVTGSVSKKTDIVIAGSKAGSKLTKAEALGITVWDEARLIELIGRGD is encoded by the coding sequence ATGGATTTTGATGCATGCCGGATGGAGGCGCAAAAGCTGCGCCGGGAACTGACCGAACATAGTTACCATTATCATGTGCTGGATGACCCTGTCATTGATGACCAGACTTATGACATGATGCTGCGGCAGCTCATTGACATTGAAACCCGATTTCCTGAGCTTGTCACTGAAGATTCCCCCACCCGGCGCATTGGAGCCCCGCCCTTAACCGCCTTTGACACGGCCCCGCACTCGGTCCCTATGCTCAGTCTGGACAATGCCTTTAATGATCAGGAGATTTTGGATTTTCATGCCCGGTGTCTGAAAACCTCCGGCGCCAATACCCTGACCTATACGGCGGAACCCAAGCTGGACGGCCTGGCTGTGGAACTGACCTATGAAAACGGGGTGCTGGTGTTGGCCACCACCCGGGGCGACGGTTACACCGGAGAGGTGATTACGGAAAATATCAGGACCATCAAATCCGTGCCCCTGCGCCTGATGGACAGTAAAACGACTGTCCCGGATTTTATTGAAGTGCGCGGTGAGGTGATCATCCGGCATAAAGATTTTGAAATGCTCAACCAGCGCCGCCTGGATAAAGGAGAACCGGTTTTTGCCAATCCGCGCAATGCTGCCGCAGGTTCCCTGCGCCAGCTCGATTCCAAGATAACAGCCCAGCGGCCATTGACCATATTTGTCTATGGTGTGGGTGTTGTGCGAGGTCTTGTCTTTTCCACCCAGGCGTTGATGCTTGAATGCCTCTCTGATCTGGGATTCCCGGTGAGTCCGCTTATTAAAAAAGGGATTTCAATCCAACAGGTGCTGGAAAATTTCAATTTTCTGGAAACCCTTCGTCCGGAATTGGCCTATGATATTGACGGCATGGTGATTAAAGTGGATGATATTTTAATCCAGCAGCTCCTGGGTGAAAAAATAAAGAGTCCCAGGTGGGCTATTGCCTATAAATTTCCGGCCATGGAAAAGACCAGCAAAATACTCGACATCACGGTCCAGGTGGGCCGCACCGGAACCCTGACCCCTGTGGCCGAACTTGCGCCGGTGAATATCGGCGGCGTCACGGTTTCCAGGGCTACCCTGCACAATGCCGATGAGATTGAACGAAAAGATATCCGCATCAATGATACCGCATTGATCACAAGGGCAGGGGACGTGATCCCCAAGGTGGTAAAAATTATCCCTGAAGCCAGGACCGGGCAAGAGCGGGTGTTTACCATGCCCGACACCTGTCCGGTTTGCGGTTCCAGGGTAAGACGCCTTGAGGGCGAGGCTGCCGTTAAATGTATCAATGCCGGGTGCAGCGCCCAGATCAAGGAGCGCATCCGCCATTTTGTATCCAAAAAAGCCTTTGATATGGACGGGCTTGGCAAAAAATTGGTGGAACAGCTTGTGGACCAAAAGCTTGTAAATTCCTTTGCCGATCTTTTTCATCTGGACCGGGAGACCCTGGCCGGGCTTGAACGCATGGGCTTAAAATCTGCCGACAATATCATCGCTGCCATTGAACAGTCCAAAACAATTTCCTTTGCACGGTTTATCTTTGCGTTGGGCATTGACCACACCGGCGAGCATGCTGCCCGGCTTCTGGCTCAAAAATTTGCGGACCTTGACGCGTTGATGACCGCAGAAATACAGACCATCAGCGCCATCCACGGCATGGGGGAGACCACCGCCGGGGCTGTAACCGGATTTTTTTCCATTGAAGAGAACATCAAAACGGTTAAAAAGCTGCTTGATGCAGGCGTCTGCATTACAAATGACCTTTATGGTGAGGGCGATGAAAAAGATAATCCGTTCAACGGAAAAAGTATTGTGCTCACAGGCAGTTTTGAAGCGATGACAAGAGATCAGGCCAAGGCAAAGCTTCTGGCCTTAGGCGCAAAGGTGACGGGTTCGGTTTCAAAGAAAACCGATATTGTTATTGCCGGCAGTAAGGCCGGTTCCAAACTGACCAAAGCCGAGGCGCTTGGCATCACTGTCTGGGATGAAGCCAGGCTTATAGAGTTGATTGGCCGCGGGGATTAA